One Perca flavescens isolate YP-PL-M2 chromosome 9, PFLA_1.0, whole genome shotgun sequence genomic window carries:
- the LOC114561753 gene encoding tetratricopeptide repeat protein 39C: protein MAGPEQSQQQVEEKAEYIDDAEMALQGINMLLNNGFKESDELFRRYRTQSPLMSFGASFVSFLNAMMTFEEEKMQTACDDLRTTEKLCESDSSGVIETIRNKIKKSMDSQRSGVVVVDRLQRQIIVADCQVYLAVLSFVKQELSAYIKGGWILRKAWKMYNKCHSDISQLQEACQQGPSVHQESLSTDNANHNVAVENCVTAEALDRLKGSVSFGYGLFHLCISMVPPHLLKIINLLGFPGDRLQGLSSLMYASESRDMKAPLATLALLWYHTVVLPFFALDGSDTHEGLLEAKAILQRKSVVYPNSSLFMFFKGRVHRLECHINSALACFHDALELASDQREIQHVCLYEIGWCSMIEMNFEDAYRSFERLKNESRWSQCYYAYLTGVCQGASGDLDGASGVFKDVQKLFKRKNNQIEQFAVKRAERLRKISPTRELCILGVIEVLYLWKALPNCSSSKLQIMNQVLQSLDLVSFRGLKHLLLGAIHKCHGNMRDAVQSLQLAARDEYGRQINSYVQPYAVYELGCILLAKQETLARGRSLLLQAKEDFTGYDFENRLHVRIHSALASLKEVVPQ, encoded by the exons ATGGCGGGTCCCGAGCAGTCCCAGCAGCAGGTAGAGGAGAAGGCAGAGTACATAGATGATGCTGAGATGGCCCTGCAAGGTATTAACATGCTGCTTAACAACGGCTTCAAAGAGAGCGACGAGCTTTTCAGGAGATACAG GACCCAGAGTCCACTGATGAGCTTTGGGGCCAGTTTCGTCAGTTTCCTG AACGCCATGATGACATTTGAAGAGGAGAAGATGCAGACGGCCTGTGACGACCTGAGGACCACTGAGAAACTGTGCGAGAGCGACAGCTCCGGAGTCATAGAGACAATCAGaaacaagattaaaaaaagt ATGGACTCACAGAGATCAGGAGTTGTGGTTGTGGACCGCCTACAGAGACAGATTATCGTTGCTGACTGTCAGGTGTACCTTGCCGTGCTCTCCTTCGTCAAGCAGGAACTTTCAG CTTATATCAAAGGAGGCTGGATTCTACGTAAGGCGTGGAAAATGTACAATAAGTGCCACAGTGACATCAGCCAGCTGCAGGAGGCCTGTCAGCAGGGGCCCTCTGTCCACCAGGAGTCCCTCTCGACGGACAACGCCAACCACAACGTGGCAGTGGAGAACTGCGTGACGGCCGAGGCCCTGGACCGGCTCAAAGGCTCTGTCAGCTTTGGCTACGGCCTCTTCCACCTGTGCATCTCCATGGTACCACCACACCTGCTCAAGATTATCAACCTGCTGGGTTTCCCTGGTGACCGTCTCCAGGGCCTGTCCTCCCTTATGTATGCAAGTGAGAGCAGGGACATGAAGGCACCACTTGCTAC GTTGGCCCTCTTGTGGTACCACACAGTAGTGCTGCCTTTCTTTGCCCTGGATGGCTCTGATACACATGAGGGGCTGCTGGAAGCCAAAGCTATTCTGCAGAGAAAGTCAGTGGTTTACCCCAACTCATCCCTCTTCATGTTCTTTAAAGGACGAGTTCACAGGCTAGAG TGCCATATCAACAGTGCTTTGGCCTGTTTCCATGATGCATTAGAGCTTGCATCAGATCAAAGAGAGATCCagcatgtgtgtctctatgaGATTG gTTGGTGTAGCATGATAGAGATGAATTTTGAAGATGCATACAGGTCATTTGAAAGGCTGAAGAATGAGTCACGATGGTCGCAGTGCTACTACGCCTATTTGACCGGAG TGTGTCAGGGTGCTTCGGGTGACCTAGATGGAGCAAGCGGAGTTTTCAAAGATGTGCAGAAGCTGTTCAAGagaaaaaacaaccaaatagAGCAGTTTGCTGTCAAAAGG GCTGAGCGATTGAGAAAGATCTCGCCCACCAGAGAGCTATGCATTCTCGGTGTAATTGAAGTGCTGTATCTGTGGAAAGCGCTTCCAAACTGCTCCTCATCTAAACTGCAGATAATGAATCAGG TGTTACAGAGTTTAGATTTGGTTTCGTTCAGAGGCCTGAAACACCTTCTTCTTGGTGCCATTCACAAATGTCATGGAAATATGAGGGATGCTGTTCAG TCACTCCAGCTGGCTGCTAGAGATGAGTATGGACGACAGATCAACTCATATGTTCAGCCGTATGCCGTCTATGAGCTTGGATGTATACTCCTTGCAAAACAGGAG ACTCTAGCAAGGGGAAGATCATTGCTACTTCAAGCCAAG GAGGATTTCACAGGCTACGACTTTGAGAACAGGCTTCATGTCCGCATCCATTCAGCTCTGGCTTCTTTGAAGGAAGTAGTGCCTCAGTGA